Proteins encoded by one window of bacterium (Candidatus Blackallbacteria) CG13_big_fil_rev_8_21_14_2_50_49_14:
- a CDS encoding adenylate/guanylate cyclase domain-containing protein yields MLDPIALKQKFQTLKQFEGLNHALIERLEALLPQLDAWDLHRLNPLELAKNHDFELLALLDILIYAVKIGIFDFFWTPICPGCGGIEYTSDSLNALKKGSIQCTTCVMEIELDLAQHIEVAFHLNSAMGDFSQETSPFSSFENYLRYYFSAYLQRSEVLQDYIQRHFKGFRVLEPDQQLELQLETQPQTQWRLINLQSHSQLVLRVADADSPTPSLSALQSDLVASGFSPSEQILSAGHTHFWIKNHESVARVLTLWTADFEKFHQILSEHPNAYRPFLTAQMLLNTQSFRDLFKIQALDPDLHLKIGSQTVLFSDLKGSTAMYEQKGDYQAYQWVQRHFHALTESTRQHAGSVVKTMGDAIMATFSRPQDGILAALEMLARIQSLQHENSPEGMTLGLKLGLHQGPVLAVNANDRLDYFGQTVNLAARVQGLAEAGELWLSESMIDLAKPLLQQAHFQWERREANLKGITEKTVVYRCWPVEPLTISRQASVRF; encoded by the coding sequence ATGCTTGATCCTATTGCCCTCAAACAAAAATTTCAGACACTCAAACAATTTGAAGGTCTCAATCATGCGTTGATTGAGCGTCTTGAGGCTCTTTTGCCTCAGTTGGATGCTTGGGATTTGCACCGTTTAAATCCTCTGGAGCTGGCAAAAAATCACGATTTTGAATTATTGGCACTGCTGGATATTCTGATTTACGCCGTAAAAATTGGGATCTTTGATTTTTTCTGGACTCCGATTTGCCCTGGTTGTGGCGGTATTGAATATACCTCAGACAGCCTCAATGCCTTAAAAAAAGGCAGTATCCAATGCACAACCTGTGTCATGGAAATTGAATTGGATCTGGCCCAGCATATCGAAGTGGCTTTTCACTTGAATTCGGCCATGGGGGATTTCAGCCAAGAGACTTCACCTTTTTCAAGTTTTGAAAATTACCTGCGCTATTATTTTTCGGCCTATTTGCAGCGCTCTGAAGTTCTCCAAGATTATATTCAAAGGCATTTTAAGGGCTTCCGCGTTTTAGAGCCTGATCAGCAATTGGAATTACAATTGGAAACCCAGCCACAAACCCAGTGGCGTTTGATCAATTTGCAGTCACACTCACAGCTTGTCTTGCGAGTAGCTGATGCAGATAGCCCGACCCCTTCTCTCTCAGCGCTTCAGAGTGATTTGGTTGCCAGCGGTTTCTCTCCTTCAGAACAAATTCTTTCTGCCGGGCATACTCATTTTTGGATTAAGAACCATGAATCCGTGGCGCGGGTGCTCACGCTTTGGACTGCAGATTTTGAGAAATTTCATCAGATTTTGAGTGAACATCCCAATGCTTATCGGCCTTTTTTGACCGCGCAAATGCTGCTCAATACCCAGTCATTTCGTGATTTGTTTAAAATTCAGGCTTTGGATCCTGATTTGCATTTGAAAATTGGCAGTCAAACCGTTCTTTTTAGCGACCTCAAAGGCTCTACTGCGATGTACGAACAAAAAGGCGACTATCAGGCTTATCAGTGGGTGCAGCGACATTTTCATGCTCTGACGGAGAGCACGCGTCAGCATGCGGGTTCAGTGGTCAAAACCATGGGAGATGCGATCATGGCCACGTTTTCGCGGCCTCAGGACGGTATTTTAGCTGCCCTTGAGATGTTGGCTCGGATTCAGTCCTTGCAGCACGAAAATTCGCCAGAGGGCATGACCTTGGGTTTAAAACTGGGCTTGCATCAAGGGCCTGTACTGGCTGTCAATGCCAATGACCGTCTGGATTATTTTGGCCAAACGGTCAATCTCGCGGCACGGGTTCAGGGCTTGGCAGAAGCCGGGGAGCTGTGGCTCAGTGAGAGCATGATAGACCTTGCAAAACCTTTGCTGCAACAGGCTCATTTTCAATGGGAACGGCGTGAGGCCAATCTCAAAGGCATTACCGAGAAAACGGTGGTGTATCGCTGCTGGCCGGTCGAACCTTTAACGATTTCCAGACAGGCCAGCGTTCGATTTTGA
- a CDS encoding short-chain dehydrogenase, translated as MSLPKRVFVSGGSKGIGLAIAQRFLAEGFQVAVSASSSSSLEALKAQSPEMKTYLCDMSSKEAVLDLAERLNQEWGPLDVLVNNVGRFMPGQMHSEEDQIFEYQMQLNLNSIYYLTKRVLPPMIAQRSGTIFNICSTASITAYPNGGSYCISKFALLGFSKILREEMKAHQIRVISVLPGATLTASWEGVDLPPERFIPAEDIATVVWETYGLSPRTVVEEILVRPLEGDLG; from the coding sequence ATGTCATTACCCAAACGTGTGTTTGTTTCCGGAGGCAGTAAAGGCATTGGTTTGGCCATTGCCCAACGTTTTCTGGCTGAAGGCTTTCAAGTTGCTGTGTCTGCCAGCAGTTCTTCCAGTTTGGAGGCTTTGAAGGCTCAATCGCCCGAAATGAAAACCTATCTTTGTGATATGTCCTCAAAAGAAGCTGTGCTGGATTTGGCAGAGCGTCTCAATCAAGAGTGGGGGCCTCTGGATGTTTTGGTCAATAATGTGGGGCGGTTTATGCCCGGTCAAATGCATAGCGAAGAAGATCAGATCTTTGAATACCAAATGCAGTTGAACCTCAACAGTATTTATTACCTGACCAAGCGCGTACTTCCCCCTATGATTGCCCAGCGCAGCGGAACGATTTTTAATATCTGCAGTACGGCCAGTATTACCGCTTATCCCAATGGAGGCTCCTATTGCATCTCAAAATTCGCCTTATTGGGTTTTTCAAAGATTTTGCGCGAAGAAATGAAAGCGCATCAAATTCGCGTGATCTCAGTTTTGCCAGGAGCGACCTTAACCGCTTCTTGGGAGGGCGTGGATTTACCTCCCGAACGCTTTATTCCCGCTGAGGATATTGCCACCGTGGTTTGGGAAACCTATGGTCTCAGCCCCCGCACCGTGGTTGAAGAAATTCTGGTGCGTCCGCTTGAAGGAGATTTGGGTTAA
- a CDS encoding glutaredoxin yields MFAKKFFSQAFFKQPAKTEQVLNLKPDELVLYKFDACPFCRRVMAVIEEHQWPVVYRDTRENPQYRQKLIELTGKTQVPCLLVDGQPMLESKEIIQYLQTVFNSYHEKKA; encoded by the coding sequence ATGTTTGCCAAAAAATTTTTCTCTCAGGCCTTTTTTAAACAGCCCGCCAAAACCGAGCAAGTACTGAATCTCAAACCTGATGAACTGGTTTTGTACAAGTTTGATGCCTGCCCTTTTTGCCGCCGTGTCATGGCCGTGATTGAAGAACATCAATGGCCCGTGGTCTACCGAGATACCCGTGAGAATCCCCAGTATCGACAAAAACTGATTGAACTCACCGGAAAAACCCAAGTCCCCTGCCTGCTGGTTGATGGCCAGCCGATGCTAGAATCCAAAGAGATTATTCAGTATCTGCAGACTGTTTTTAACTCCTATCATGAAAAAAAAGCGTAA
- a CDS encoding alpha/beta hydrolase translates to MKASLRKAGLKEAFFQTGPVRLHYVFSESSHPPLLLFPGQSVSWESYQRVLPGLAKHFQVFALDVHGHGQTSWNPERYDFNSIGQDMAAFLRERVGRPAFLTGNSSGGLIALWLAAHEPDWVLGVIPEDPPLFSAEWPRLRDSCFVYSIFERCHHYLKDTQNRDLAGFFAGLEVPVQGRITPLKLPPALSFMLVKMLQFLQARHPHQAIELPAFFPATLQVFVKGLSEYDPAFSAAFLEGQACRNFDHAQTLAQIQCPVLLLHAHWFEHPQWGLVGAMNAEDVQRTRQALKVPFQYLAMQTEHMSHLTRPQEFIRAILNFTRRLE, encoded by the coding sequence ATGAAAGCAAGTTTACGCAAGGCCGGTCTGAAGGAAGCCTTCTTTCAGACCGGCCCCGTACGTCTGCATTATGTCTTTTCTGAATCCTCACACCCTCCCCTTTTGCTTTTTCCAGGGCAAAGTGTCTCTTGGGAATCCTATCAGCGGGTTTTACCCGGATTGGCAAAGCATTTTCAAGTCTTTGCCCTCGATGTGCATGGGCATGGACAAACTTCTTGGAATCCCGAACGCTATGATTTCAACAGTATTGGCCAGGATATGGCTGCATTTCTGCGTGAGCGGGTGGGCCGCCCAGCTTTTCTGACAGGCAACTCTTCGGGCGGATTGATCGCACTTTGGCTCGCGGCCCATGAACCCGACTGGGTTTTGGGAGTGATTCCTGAAGACCCCCCGTTGTTCAGTGCTGAATGGCCCCGCTTACGCGACAGTTGTTTCGTCTATTCAATCTTTGAACGCTGCCATCACTACCTGAAAGACACACAAAACCGCGACCTTGCCGGTTTTTTTGCAGGGCTGGAAGTTCCGGTTCAAGGCCGCATAACCCCTCTCAAATTGCCACCGGCCCTCAGTTTCATGTTGGTGAAAATGCTTCAGTTCTTACAGGCCCGTCACCCTCACCAAGCGATCGAACTTCCCGCGTTTTTTCCCGCCACCCTTCAGGTCTTTGTCAAAGGGCTGTCTGAATATGATCCGGCCTTCAGCGCGGCTTTTTTAGAGGGCCAGGCCTGTCGCAATTTTGACCATGCGCAAACCCTTGCCCAAATCCAATGCCCCGTTCTGCTGCTGCACGCCCATTGGTTTGAACACCCCCAATGGGGCTTGGTCGGTGCCATGAACGCAGAGGATGTGCAACGTACCCGCCAAGCCCTGAAGGTGCCGTTTCAATACCTCGCCATGCAAACCGAGCATATGAGCCATTTGACCCGACCGCAGGAGTTTATCCGTGCGATTTTAAATTTCACGCGCAGGCTCGAATGA
- a CDS encoding folate biosynthesis protein: protein MRTVTLELFKENMKFSAGHFTIFSAQERENLHGHNFTVHVTIEACILENGMCFDYALYKRRIEGLCREWNEVVLLPSQSPYLRIEETDDLIFAHFDTERIPFLRRDVLLLPIENATVEEFSRLFLEKLIANPQELSDWGLEAISVKIFSGPGQCAASSWKKPEAHAEP from the coding sequence ATGCGCACAGTGACCCTTGAATTGTTCAAAGAAAACATGAAGTTTTCGGCGGGTCATTTTACGATTTTTTCGGCCCAGGAACGTGAAAATTTGCACGGCCACAATTTCACGGTGCATGTCACGATTGAGGCCTGTATTCTCGAAAATGGCATGTGTTTTGATTATGCTCTGTACAAGCGAAGGATTGAAGGGCTTTGCCGGGAGTGGAACGAGGTCGTTCTTCTGCCGAGCCAATCGCCCTATCTCAGAATAGAAGAAACAGACGACTTGATTTTCGCGCATTTTGATACGGAGCGGATTCCCTTTCTGCGCAGAGATGTTTTGCTCCTGCCGATTGAAAACGCGACAGTTGAAGAGTTTTCGCGCCTCTTTCTTGAGAAATTGATTGCCAATCCCCAGGAATTAAGCGATTGGGGGCTTGAGGCGATTAGCGTAAAAATTTTTTCGGGGCCCGGTCAGTGTGCTGCCAGTTCCTGGAAAAAACCGGAGGCCCATGCAGAGCCTTGA
- a CDS encoding chemotaxis protein CheA encodes MSSEADDVPPGFIIEDEEIIADFIVEAGEFLQQLDQDLIALEQAPDDLELLNRIFRAAHTIKGNASFLGFAKLTRFTHQTENVLDKLRSGEMTMNPEIMDLILESVDIMKALMDNLRDESVVDIETTLQKLEKCLKGELSAPAPAPEAPPPPPAGNDDMDEIIEDFIVESGELIEALDQDLLNLEQTPDNLDLLNQIFRPVHTIKGNASFLGFDKLMRFTHQLENLLDKLRSGDKRATPEVIDVILESVDLMKNLMKHLQNEALVDIEPMVARLQLHLTGESVAPAAPVTPVLETKPEPVAAPAPPPVPAKAETPAPAAPKPKAPAPAAPPAKKKDPEESTIRVDVERLDALMNLAGELVIAKNRLQQFSSLFEERFSENELTESLMLTTSLISFITGQFQEAVMKTRMLPIRKVFSRVPRMVRDLARDTKKQVNLVMEGEDTELDKSVIEHIGDPLVHIIRNAVDHGLETPDERRKAGKDPEGRVFLSAYSEGNYIVIEIKDDGKGMDPHKIFKKAVEKGLANSEDSLRLSESEMLDFIFAPGFSTAETISNISGRGVGMNVVKENIMKLDGLIEIDSRVGEGSTFRIQLPLTMAIVPALLVKVQHFTYAIPLNNVVETLVVQPSEIFNIDQKQVIHLRDRFVSLVPLNQILGYPDLPNTGQKRYVIIVGVGEQRMGLLVDQLLGQEEVVIKSLGEFFDEVDLIAGATIMGDGSVVLILDIGHILLRLSRKTLYVN; translated from the coding sequence ATGTCTTCCGAAGCGGATGACGTTCCTCCTGGTTTTATCATTGAAGACGAGGAGATAATCGCGGATTTTATCGTTGAGGCAGGAGAGTTTCTGCAGCAATTGGATCAGGATCTGATTGCGCTGGAACAGGCGCCTGATGATTTGGAATTGCTGAACCGAATTTTTCGCGCGGCACACACGATCAAAGGCAATGCCTCTTTTTTAGGCTTCGCAAAATTGACGCGTTTTACCCACCAAACTGAAAATGTCTTGGATAAGTTGCGCAGTGGTGAAATGACCATGAATCCAGAGATCATGGATTTGATCTTGGAATCTGTCGATATTATGAAAGCCTTGATGGACAATCTGCGCGATGAATCCGTTGTGGATATTGAGACCACGCTGCAAAAATTGGAAAAATGCCTCAAAGGGGAGCTTTCTGCGCCTGCTCCTGCACCTGAGGCTCCCCCGCCTCCCCCGGCTGGCAACGATGATATGGATGAAATCATCGAAGACTTTATTGTGGAGTCAGGCGAGCTGATCGAAGCTTTGGATCAGGATTTATTGAATCTCGAACAAACCCCAGACAATCTGGATTTACTCAATCAGATTTTTAGGCCTGTTCACACGATTAAGGGCAATGCTTCGTTTTTGGGCTTTGATAAACTCATGCGTTTTACTCACCAGCTTGAAAACCTTCTGGACAAGCTGCGCAGTGGCGATAAGCGGGCGACCCCTGAAGTGATTGATGTGATTCTTGAATCCGTTGATTTGATGAAAAACCTGATGAAGCATTTGCAGAACGAAGCCCTTGTGGATATTGAACCGATGGTGGCACGGCTTCAACTGCATTTGACGGGGGAATCGGTTGCCCCCGCTGCTCCTGTCACGCCCGTGCTTGAAACCAAGCCCGAACCCGTCGCGGCCCCTGCGCCGCCCCCTGTTCCGGCCAAGGCTGAGACTCCGGCCCCAGCTGCCCCCAAACCCAAAGCGCCCGCTCCGGCGGCCCCTCCTGCCAAGAAAAAAGATCCCGAAGAGTCGACGATTCGTGTCGATGTTGAACGCCTGGATGCCTTGATGAACCTGGCCGGTGAGCTGGTGATTGCCAAAAATCGTCTGCAACAGTTTTCCAGTTTGTTTGAAGAGCGCTTTTCAGAAAACGAATTGACTGAATCTCTGATGCTGACCACCAGTTTGATCAGTTTTATTACCGGTCAGTTTCAGGAAGCGGTCATGAAGACCCGCATGTTGCCGATTCGCAAGGTATTCAGCCGCGTGCCCCGTATGGTGCGAGACTTGGCCCGTGATACCAAAAAACAGGTCAATCTGGTGATGGAGGGTGAAGATACGGAATTGGATAAATCCGTAATCGAACATATTGGCGATCCGCTGGTGCATATTATTCGCAATGCAGTGGATCATGGCCTGGAAACCCCTGATGAGCGCCGCAAAGCGGGAAAAGATCCTGAAGGAAGAGTCTTTTTGTCTGCCTATTCTGAAGGCAACTATATCGTGATTGAGATCAAAGATGACGGCAAGGGCATGGACCCGCATAAAATCTTTAAGAAAGCTGTTGAAAAGGGCCTTGCCAACTCAGAGGACAGTCTGCGCCTGAGCGAATCGGAAATGCTTGATTTTATTTTTGCCCCCGGTTTTAGTACCGCTGAAACCATTTCAAATATTTCAGGCCGTGGCGTGGGCATGAATGTGGTCAAAGAAAATATTATGAAGCTCGATGGCTTGATTGAAATCGACAGCCGGGTGGGCGAGGGCAGCACCTTTCGGATTCAATTGCCTCTGACGATGGCGATTGTGCCGGCCCTGCTGGTCAAGGTTCAACATTTTACCTATGCCATTCCCCTCAATAATGTGGTGGAAACCCTGGTGGTTCAACCCTCTGAGATTTTCAATATTGATCAGAAACAGGTCATTCACCTGCGCGATCGCTTTGTTTCCCTGGTGCCCCTCAATCAAATTCTGGGCTATCCCGATCTGCCCAATACCGGGCAAAAACGATATGTGATTATTGTGGGCGTGGGCGAACAACGCATGGGCCTGCTGGTGGATCAACTTTTGGGACAAGAAGAAGTCGTGATCAAATCTTTGGGCGAGTTTTTCGACGAGGTGGATTTGATTGCGGGGGCGACGATTATGGGCGATGGCAGTGTGGTGCTGATTCTGGATATTGGCCATATTCTGCTGCGGCTTTCCCGCAAGACGCTTTACGTCAATTAG
- a CDS encoding ABC transporter: MKSIDKIPTGKIQRASKLVGTGVKVGGNYLKHYGEKLLNPDLDRSSLDQANAEEIFKSLKSLKGSALKAAQLLSMEKNLLPQAYIDTFSLAQFQVPPLSAPLVRKTFRQYLGCPPEEIFAHFEAESVAAASIGQVHKARSKEGRDLAVKLQYPGVAESISSDLAIVKPIALRMFNLNAEDVEHYFQEVRSKLLEETDYTLELRQSQQMAKDCAHLPGLRFPAYYPEYSSPRILTMDWIEGEPLSRFAERSPALAERTQVAQTLWDWYLYQVHQLRYMHADPHPGNFLVAQGDLVAIDFGCIKQIPEAFYLPYFELSSPESLADPARMQACLERLELLRPTDSQDDRNYLTAAFRELAELIARPFHQERFDFSNAEFFATINALGERFARDSRLRKLTGGRGSQHFLYANRTFFGLFMLQHALGVEIETQQYRRWLKA, from the coding sequence ATGAAGTCGATTGACAAAATTCCGACCGGAAAAATTCAGCGAGCCTCGAAATTGGTGGGCACGGGCGTGAAAGTGGGGGGGAATTATCTCAAGCATTATGGCGAAAAACTACTCAATCCCGATCTCGATCGCAGCAGTCTGGATCAGGCCAATGCCGAAGAAATCTTCAAGAGCCTTAAAAGCTTGAAAGGCAGCGCGCTCAAAGCGGCTCAACTTTTGAGCATGGAAAAAAATCTGCTGCCCCAGGCCTATATCGACACTTTTTCCTTGGCCCAGTTTCAGGTTCCCCCGCTTTCGGCTCCCCTGGTGCGCAAAACTTTCCGTCAATATCTGGGGTGCCCCCCAGAAGAAATCTTTGCCCATTTTGAGGCCGAGTCAGTGGCTGCTGCCAGTATTGGTCAGGTGCACAAGGCCCGCAGCAAAGAAGGGCGGGATTTGGCTGTTAAATTACAGTACCCCGGTGTGGCTGAGAGTATCTCATCTGATCTGGCGATCGTGAAACCCATTGCGCTGCGAATGTTTAATCTCAACGCTGAAGATGTCGAGCATTATTTTCAAGAGGTACGCTCCAAACTTTTAGAAGAAACAGATTATACGCTCGAGTTGCGCCAGAGCCAACAAATGGCAAAGGATTGCGCTCACCTTCCGGGTTTGCGCTTTCCCGCCTATTATCCCGAATATTCCAGCCCTCGGATTCTGACCATGGACTGGATCGAAGGAGAACCTCTTTCGCGTTTTGCCGAACGAAGCCCCGCCTTAGCAGAACGCACCCAGGTGGCGCAGACGCTTTGGGATTGGTATCTCTATCAGGTGCATCAGCTGCGCTATATGCATGCTGATCCGCACCCAGGCAATTTTTTGGTGGCGCAGGGAGATTTGGTTGCGATTGATTTTGGCTGTATCAAACAGATTCCTGAAGCTTTTTATCTTCCCTATTTTGAATTGTCTTCCCCCGAATCCCTGGCTGATCCCGCACGTATGCAAGCCTGCCTTGAGCGTTTGGAGCTTTTGCGACCCACTGACAGCCAGGATGACAGAAATTATTTGACAGCTGCTTTCAGAGAGTTGGCCGAATTGATTGCCCGCCCCTTTCATCAGGAACGGTTTGATTTCAGCAATGCTGAATTTTTTGCCACGATCAATGCCTTGGGGGAACGTTTTGCAAGGGATTCTCGCCTGCGCAAACTTACAGGGGGAAGGGGCTCTCAGCACTTTTTATACGCCAACCGTACTTTTTTTGGGCTGTTTATGCTTCAACATGCTCTGGGGGTTGAAATAGAGACCCAACAATATCGCCGTTGGCTGAAGGCTTAA
- the lexA gene encoding repressor LexA has product MSNTQMNDRELEAFREIRNSLIKRGRPPSVRELMIDLGYRSPRSAAVLIDRLIEKGLLRRKADGGLQLLAEPELNQDHAQTVNVPLVGTVACGSPILADENIEAVIPVSTKMAKPPHQYFLLKVNGDSMNECQIYDHDLVLIRQQTTADNGDLVVALIDTEATVKEFHRSRNTIILKPRSSNRGHQPIVLTEDFQIQGIVVATLPKEVLN; this is encoded by the coding sequence ATGAGTAATACCCAGATGAATGACCGCGAATTAGAAGCGTTTCGTGAGATTCGCAATTCCTTGATTAAGCGGGGACGCCCGCCCTCAGTGCGAGAATTGATGATTGATTTAGGCTATCGCTCACCGCGTTCTGCCGCTGTTTTGATCGATCGCTTGATTGAAAAGGGCTTGCTGCGCCGCAAGGCCGATGGTGGGCTGCAGCTTTTAGCTGAGCCTGAGTTGAATCAGGACCACGCCCAAACGGTCAATGTGCCTTTGGTGGGTACCGTGGCCTGTGGTTCACCGATTTTGGCGGATGAAAATATTGAAGCCGTGATTCCGGTTTCCACGAAAATGGCCAAGCCTCCGCACCAGTATTTTCTGCTCAAGGTCAATGGCGATTCGATGAATGAATGTCAGATCTATGACCATGATTTGGTTTTGATTCGTCAGCAGACCACTGCCGACAATGGCGACTTGGTGGTGGCCTTGATTGATACCGAAGCCACAGTCAAAGAGTTCCATCGCAGCCGCAATACCATTATTCTCAAGCCACGTTCTTCCAACCGTGGTCACCAACCCATTGTGCTTACTGAAGATTTTCAAATTCAGGGGATCGTGGTTGCGACTTTGCCAAAAGAAGTATTGAACTGA
- a CDS encoding proteinase inhibitor I4 serpin — protein sequence MRPLLISLLAGSLLLAACTGSANSGTPSSPSSNTSIKTLQAPTSAELQAVQDSGLAQAQTRFGLDLFRQVVAEKPNQNHFISPLSVAIALGMVYNGATGTTRQEMAKTLQIEGMDLAKLNQAQLTLRKRLMNQGSGVRIDLANAIWARKGTEFNPNFLKTNQDFFNARTTALDFADPLSVQTINAWASDNTQGKIPKVIDKIDAQTLMLLMNAIYFKGSWNTPFEKSQTQDRAFKDATGKTSQTAMMRRYGKFRYLRDSGQQFQAVALPYGQDKSVNMVVFLPDPESKSSEFLNKLTASQLEDWLSRFRSQDGEVVLPRFKLEYEVGLNQVLKNMGMEMAFDESRADFSDLISSEKAFISQVKQNSFVEVNEEGTEAAAVTTVTVGATSVQLPQEPFSFVADHPFVYLIYDQTAHSILFSGVLNTLS from the coding sequence ATGCGCCCTCTTCTGATCTCTTTACTGGCCGGCAGTCTCTTGCTGGCAGCCTGCACAGGTTCTGCCAATTCTGGCACCCCCAGCTCACCATCTAGCAATACTTCGATCAAAACCCTGCAAGCCCCTACCAGCGCTGAACTTCAAGCGGTTCAAGACAGTGGTCTGGCCCAAGCCCAAACCCGTTTTGGCTTGGATCTGTTTCGCCAGGTGGTCGCAGAAAAGCCCAATCAAAACCATTTTATTTCTCCGCTCAGTGTAGCCATCGCCCTGGGCATGGTCTATAACGGTGCAACAGGCACTACCCGCCAGGAAATGGCAAAAACCTTGCAGATTGAGGGCATGGATCTCGCCAAGCTCAACCAGGCCCAGCTCACCCTGCGCAAACGCCTGATGAACCAAGGCAGTGGCGTGCGTATCGATCTCGCCAACGCGATCTGGGCCCGCAAAGGCACAGAATTTAACCCCAATTTTCTCAAAACCAATCAGGATTTTTTCAATGCCCGCACCACGGCTCTGGACTTTGCCGACCCGCTTTCGGTTCAGACCATCAATGCTTGGGCCAGCGACAATACCCAAGGAAAAATCCCCAAGGTGATCGACAAGATCGACGCCCAAACCCTGATGCTGCTGATGAATGCAATTTATTTCAAAGGCAGTTGGAATACCCCCTTTGAGAAAAGCCAAACCCAAGACCGTGCTTTCAAAGACGCCACGGGCAAAACCAGCCAAACCGCGATGATGCGCCGCTACGGCAAATTTCGCTACCTGCGCGACAGTGGCCAGCAGTTTCAAGCTGTGGCCCTGCCCTATGGCCAGGACAAAAGCGTCAATATGGTCGTCTTTTTGCCGGATCCCGAAAGCAAGAGCTCTGAATTCCTGAACAAACTGACAGCCTCCCAATTGGAAGATTGGTTGAGCCGCTTTCGCAGTCAGGATGGCGAGGTCGTATTGCCCCGTTTCAAACTGGAATACGAAGTGGGCTTGAATCAGGTGCTCAAAAATATGGGCATGGAAATGGCCTTTGATGAATCCCGCGCCGATTTTTCTGATTTGATCAGCAGTGAAAAGGCCTTTATTTCACAGGTAAAACAGAACAGTTTCGTGGAAGTCAATGAAGAAGGCACCGAGGCCGCCGCTGTCACCACCGTGACTGTCGGTGCAACCAGCGTGCAATTGCCCCAGGAGCCCTTTTCCTTTGTCGCAGACCATCCCTTTGTCTATCTGATTTATGATCAGACGGCACATTCTATTCTGTTCAGCGGCGTTCTGAATACACTCTCTTAA
- a CDS encoding DUF547 domain-containing protein, with product METYLLNAQKPASDQSPEQVAQHLKQAINALKGEFFDLETGGVNYAAMKGSEGYARYQQSAALLQHFDLRLLTTQAARLAFWINLYNALTVHGIIALDIKNSVREVPHFFEGVAYQIGAESYSLDQIEHGILRGNLKKHLFARKPFGAGDPRLAHVLAQLEPRIHFTLVCGSKSCPPIGTYQEEKIEEQLKLAASSFVNSENVVLDRPRNRLKLSKILDWYGKDFGSKADLIHFLAEYRQSPEEKAFLLEQGARLAVSYQEYDWSLNH from the coding sequence GTGGAAACCTATTTACTCAATGCCCAAAAGCCTGCCAGTGATCAAAGCCCTGAGCAGGTCGCTCAGCACTTAAAACAGGCCATCAATGCCCTCAAAGGAGAGTTTTTTGACCTTGAGACTGGGGGCGTGAACTATGCTGCCATGAAAGGCTCAGAAGGCTATGCCCGCTACCAGCAATCGGCAGCGCTGCTTCAACATTTTGATCTGAGACTGCTTACCACCCAGGCGGCCCGTCTGGCTTTTTGGATCAACCTCTACAATGCGCTGACAGTGCATGGCATTATTGCCCTGGATATTAAAAATTCAGTCCGTGAAGTGCCCCATTTTTTTGAAGGGGTGGCGTATCAAATTGGTGCAGAAAGCTACAGTTTGGATCAGATTGAACATGGCATTCTGCGTGGCAATCTCAAAAAACATCTCTTTGCTCGGAAACCCTTTGGCGCGGGAGATCCCCGTCTGGCACATGTTCTGGCGCAACTGGAACCCCGGATTCATTTTACCCTGGTCTGTGGTTCAAAATCCTGCCCTCCGATTGGCACCTACCAGGAAGAAAAAATCGAGGAGCAGCTCAAACTGGCAGCCAGCAGTTTTGTGAACAGTGAGAATGTCGTGTTGGATCGACCTCGAAATCGCCTCAAGCTCTCGAAAATTTTGGATTGGTATGGCAAAGATTTTGGCTCAAAGGCTGACCTGATCCACTTTTTGGCAGAATACCGTCAGAGTCCTGAAGAAAAGGCTTTCCTGCTGGAACAGGGAGCCCGGCTTGCGGTATCATATCAGGAGTATGATTGGAGTCTCAATCACTAG